The sequence AATTCAAtccattaaattttcaaaatcttttatAAATGCTTCCATTCGATTTTACTCAACAATCATAATCATCTGATCTCAGGCCACCCTACCACTATTATACCTTGTGACCTCATAAAGTCAGAAGACACCTAAAACAAATTTGTATAGtgacctattaaattattaaccccCTTTACATTCATGTCAGGAAATTCCATCAATGGATAGTTTCTTCCCCCGAGGCCAAATCCtcaattactaaaattttaacttaatatattcattatttttatgttaacttTACATCGCTTGATCTTATTGTAAATACagattattaaacttttacttatgctataatattttatttataccatgTCACAGTGgcattattttcaatacattaagattaattttatgctattgCCTATTTATACCTCAAACCTATTCTAATTATTGTTAATGactaaaattgtatgatataaatatattctattgaaCAGGCCTggaccataaaataattaaaaaaagtctaATAAGACATTCTGTTGAATAACTGGTatgttagttaataattttctaatttatatttttatgaggtATACAGATTACACAGTAAATATTACAACATTGCATTATAAATAGAGagcaaatggtttttttttcatttagggATCCTTATTGAAATATCCCAGCATGTCAAAAAAAGGCCTATTCGCTCATAgtctcaatataataaaaaataaagctttaattaaattaattaaaattaataaacttgttaaaaataatattattattaataaattgttcatctatttatatatacaaatattttaaactcattCATATTTGTATATGCAGCCTGGACCTGAAATGGAGGTAAATGATTAAGCATAAAGCTATAGCTTATTATTAACACttgacaatatattaaaaataatggtattatactaatacaataatttaatatcttttattttaggcttgtttaaatttattggatACTGGTGCACGTGAAGCACTAAATGACgtcataaataaagtattacgTAAGGTATCAACACAAATGGACACTAAAATTGAAGAGCTAGATGATACATTAATTGCttgaaatttaatgtattattacgaaccaatttatataatcacattaatttttgtgtgtaaaataatcagattaatattaataactataattatttttcatgtttttgtacttttaatttcaataattaattcattgtattttttcatgtacatggacattaaaataaatcaaattaaaatgtaactagtaactacattgcagtttaatattttgtacatttattttttgaaatgtattctAAGTATTTGTATTAGAAGTGATAATTAAATCatcaatacaatatgtatatatatattttttcaggcATAATCCATGTCATatccaattaatatttaattcaaatatttcattatcaaGGTTTCTTTTATTTTGATCGTCTGGGTGTATATGTGTTGAATAAAAATGGTGTACAATGTTTTATttggttgttttatttttatttttgaccaaCTAAAGAATTTGAataccatgtataatattaaaatcatggaCACACGCAAACAATATCAAGTTTTAAGatcatgttaattaatttatcatactcatatattatcaaaactattattttcttatatttatatgcatgtaAATACCCATCATTCACAGGAATACTTTAAACCAAACAAGATGAAGATTAACTAGATTTTTAAGTTAAGCAGACTTATTTTGTAACAATTGGTTTGTCTACTATATGCTATATGCAGGTGCTTTCAactcaatattttcatttaataatttataaaatatttatttattacttattgtaaaataaggtaaaacaagttaaaaaatatatactattagttAGTCAATTGAATAGTTAAAAGCTTCTTTGTTTGATATCATTTCTATTAATTCCTTTTGAAGTGTTTTAGGTATTTCCAACATGATTATGTCATCTTTAGTCTTCAATATTTGagctaattttaataaacataattgtcTTAAATCCATAGCTGGCATTTCAATTAAAACCCTCGTTCTTAATGGTACATTGATAGGGTGTTTAAATTCAAGACGTCTGTGTTCTTCAACCCAAGGTGTCGCAATGAATACTTCTTTTCCAGCAACAACCATCCGACTTTTTGATATACATTCcctacaaatatgaaataatagtcATACTCATACAAgtcataaaaaaacatgaacATTAGCAAACCTAAAAATCCATGAATGTgtagaaaatgtatttacatctACAAATTTGTTTGGATCTAAAATACAATAGGTTTGTTCATTATTGTGAAAATTTATCCAATTTACTTCAATGCTATAGCAGGTGTTGTTTTGAAAACGTACATACGCTGGTTTCCGTTGAGTACCAGCAATCTGATCACCAATTAAAGCCATTATCAGTTTAACATTGCTCTCTGAATtatgagaaaaataattaaaataatacaaaaataatgtattgacattcaacaaaataatataaaattagattacagaaaatctataaattgcatgataataaaattatttacatgtttTAGTTAAACATTTAACTGGTTTATATGTTggataactataaatattaatgatacacTTAATCATAGTAAGATACTTGCAAGCACAATGATCAATAAGAAATTTGACAAGGAAAAGTTAGATTAAttcttttaatacataataatagtctGCAAGATGTAATAAGTCTTGTGTTAAAACTTTAATCCTTACGGATCTAGGATATATTGACAATTTGACATCTACAAACAGCATCATGCACTTAACTGTGGCAAAATATTGTCAGGAACTAAATTAATGTAGTGATGATATTTACATTGTAAACTCAATATATTGACATGAACCTAACtacgtaaatattaattttcaaatagtatttttaatttttcaacattcgatacgaaaaaaagtacaaaccataatcataaattaatttaatacatattaaatatttacattattgcaAGTAAATCGTGAGTACATAACCAACGGgcaatatcaatttattagcATTATGTCAATAATATGAAAAGAATTACAATCTTGAATCTACTTCTAcagtaactaaaaattaaaattaaaatgataagaaAATAAGGAGCTATCAGCAGCTGGTAGCAATACTTTTTACCAATATTGTTGTACCACGGAAGTTGTATATTTCtagttaaaatttatcataaccCTAGAACATAACATAACCCCACGCTTGGTCCACCATCTGTAGTCCCGAGCACCGAGCATTAACATATTGTGGAGCTATTGGTACTGAGTTCTGTCATAGCTCCTAACCTTAAATTTCTTATATTAAAGAACAATAGACAATTTTTCACTAATTGTTAATTACTGGACAAATTTACATGCGATTGAAATAAAAAgtcacattttgtgatgttaagATCTTATCACACTCTAGAAGACTTCGAAACTTCGCttgtaaatgataaaaattttagtaCGAAATATACAAAGGCTAAGACACGAGGTAGTGTCCAACGTAGTGTTAACACTAAATGCAAatcaatttttcttattaaatatttaattaattccacATTAAATTGAGCCGTACGCacgaattgtaaataaaaatttcgttcAGCGGTGAAGTGAAATTCGAGTACGTTGGAGTAGTAAAATTAAGTTGTTGAACCGATAGCAGTGTTTAATCAAATGCTGGGCGACGCCATTTTCCGCGCCCGGAGAGGGGTATCTATTGCTTGGAAATAAACACAAAACGGGTTCGTTGTTTTGAATACTCAAAAATCATTTTCTACTCAAATTGTTAGTGTCAATTATATGTGAATTCTAAATAATTCAATTCTTTGGTATCTTATTAATCCACTGAAGATAACATGTACGTCAAATCCATTTTATCCACAGGTACGCCTTTTTCCTATATTGATTGGTTTTTGTTAGTTCTGATAtacaattacttttaataattaaataaatatcggcGACCTTTAAAtgtagtaaaatactaaattgatatttgtattttatttctttttgggtgaaatatgattgttattaaaatttgaacacttattttgtacataacagcttaatagatacaaataatgtaaaaagtattattgtacTGTAAATTCTTTTCATTTATACAGTTGTAATACTCTAAATATTGTAgacattaaataattcattatttctcTGAAAAATACTTTCCCTCCAAAtttgcatattaatttatttcattgatttacaattaaatttaaaggtgtTTTTGTATCATTGATCACGTATCCTACTAACCACTTTTctgatgttatattttaaatattaaatggtccaattattttgtatatattcttAGATTTTATACATTGGATCTAGAAGAGttccttaattattttaaatcataaataattagattttgataaatacttaaaatcactgaaatctgtcatttttttttttttttttttgttaacttaaatacaaaaataattgatattataggatcaataaacaatatttttaatcaatatgtcCTCTTTAAAATACTATAGAAACATATTTGAGTTTCATATGTTAAGAacttaattaaactatataataaaccaATATATAATTGCTCTTGCATGCAAATATGTAATGCTTAATCACTCAAAGttggtttaaattttttcagattttaaatgtacttttcaaaaggaatattaaaataattcttcgtacaaaatacaaaggtaattattatatggttttttaatcttactgaattttatttgtttattatttagtttatatccTATTGCCAATAGAGATTtccatgattaaataaatatgattcttacctttttttttcagattaattaatttactatcaagtatcaaatattagttaataaatgtTGATTTATGAAGATGGCCATGAGAAATAATTTGAATAGCACTTTCAAAACTAGCAGTTATAAACAAGTTAAACGACCAAACGGTAAATACGGGCATATGTCATTACATAGCGGGATTAGTAAATGTGATATTTGTGgacaaaatttacaaagaatgaGGTTATTTGACCATATCAGGGAATCTCATCATCAATACATTTGTTTAGTTTGCAAAGCTAAATTTAAGATTCATAAAGATTTAATATGTCACATACAAGATATTCATCAATTAGTAGCTTCAGATAAACTTAACAAATCTCaagatatatttaatgatagtgTAAAGAAAAGGTATTTTGCCAAACCTCTTTTTTCATCTCTACTTCCAATTCCGCCTACTACAAATTCTCAATTCTCTAGTAGTAGCTCTGAAGATGatgaattatatttagataatgtAGATGTGATGGATGTTGTTTTGGGTACTAAAAATTGTGAAGAGCGTAAAAATGAATTGGAAATAAGTAATGTTATTGATgacatcataaaatatgttatagatGATGTTAAAGCTGATGACCTTTTTGAAAGTACATTACAAGACTTAAGTTGTTCTGATATATCAGTAACTGATGAATTTGATAACAAAACTCTTAAGAAATTAAGTGCTTCAGAAGGAGATACTTATCATTCACATCATTCTATGTCTCAAACCAAATGTGACAGTAATCTATCTATGAATATGGATTACACTGAAAATAATGAGGTatcatttgataaaattaatacattatcccAATCACCAATTACTACGGACTTGATATCTGTACAAACATTACAAAATCTTGAGGAAGAGTTTAAACttggaattaaaaatatgtctacAGTTTTATCAGAAAAAAGTCCGTGGGTAAATGGACCAAATGCACAACAAGATATTAATAACTCTACACAAAATGATAATCTTCTAGTTATGGCTCTAACTCTAGATCATAAATTGGCAGATATGAAAATAAACGTAATACTAAAAGAATGCATTAGAACTTCATGTTTAACTTGTGTATATTGTCATAATTCAACTTGTATTGCTGTGAATGGTAAACAACTAGCATTGCATATGATAGAAAAACATCGTTTTATGACAGTAAAAAATGAATCTTCTGAAGATGttgctaatattttaaaatcaaatttgaatgctttagaaaatatttatttaaactcagAAAACTATGACTCTACTGATGAATTAAGTCATATtccatttaataatactttctATTGTTTCAATTGTCAATTTACATCAAAGCAAATGAAAGAAGTAAACTCTCATAAACGAAGTGTTCATTCAAGAAAAACTTATGACTGTATTATGTGCAAAATAACTTTTTCCAATTATGGAGAATTGCATTGCCATTTATGTCCCGGCGTGGATCTTGGAATTTGGCAAAATTTGTTGTTTAGATGCCTATTTTGTGGCCAGGGTCAAATTCCATCTGCATTTCGTTGTATGGTTCATTTAAGAAAAGCTCATAATGCATGTGATTATTGTCTGGAAACATTCTCTAATCAACAAAGTTTAGCATTACatgttaataaacataaaatgcgACATATGTGTTTGAAATGTAACATAACTTATCTTAGTAAGAAGGATATTTTTGAGCATATGTTTTGGAAGCATAATAGGGACAGCAAAGAATGTAAATCATGCTTAACTAAAAAATGGCCTTATACATATCATTTTTGTGTTCCCCCTGCAATGTTCACATGTGATGAATGTAGAAGAACATTTTCTAATGCATTGCTTCTAAGAGTACATGAAAGATGGCACTCTGGAAATATTCCATATGAATGTAGTACTTGTTCTAATAAATTTATCTCAAAAAAGT is a genomic window of Rhopalosiphum padi isolate XX-2018 chromosome 4, ASM2088224v1, whole genome shotgun sequence containing:
- the LOC132929388 gene encoding protein Vhl gives rise to the protein MALIGDQIAGTQRKPAYVRFQNNTCYSIEVNWINFHNNEQTYCILDPNKFVDVNTFSTHSWIFRECISKSRMVVAGKEVFIATPWVEEHRRLEFKHPINVPLRTRVLIEMPAMDLRQLCLLKLAQILKTKDDIIMLEIPKTLQKELIEMISNKEAFNYSID
- the LOC132929386 gene encoding uncharacterized protein LOC132929386, whose product is MKMAMRNNLNSTFKTSSYKQVKRPNGKYGHMSLHSGISKCDICGQNLQRMRLFDHIRESHHQYICLVCKAKFKIHKDLICHIQDIHQLVASDKLNKSQDIFNDSVKKRYFAKPLFSSLLPIPPTTNSQFSSSSSEDDELYLDNVDVMDVVLGTKNCEERKNELEISNVIDDIIKYVIDDVKADDLFESTLQDLSCSDISVTDEFDNKTLKKLSASEGDTYHSHHSMSQTKCDSNLSMNMDYTENNEVSFDKINTLSQSPITTDLISVQTLQNLEEEFKLGIKNMSTVLSEKSPWVNGPNAQQDINNSTQNDNLLVMALTLDHKLADMKINVILKECIRTSCLTCVYCHNSTCIAVNGKQLALHMIEKHRFMTVKNESSEDVANILKSNLNALENIYLNSENYDSTDELSHIPFNNTFYCFNCQFTSKQMKEVNSHKRSVHSRKTYDCIMCKITFSNYGELHCHLCPGVDLGIWQNLLFRCLFCGQGQIPSAFRCMVHLRKAHNACDYCLETFSNQQSLALHVNKHKMRHMCLKCNITYLSKKDIFEHMFWKHNRDSKECKSCLTKKWPYTYHFCVPPAMFTCDECRRTFSNALLLRVHERWHSGNIPYECSTCSNKFISKKLLKKHELIHKEVISPIKKKKKKKKKGFDYNLPPLNLSSDSDTEKTPRHKPEKYLNSPSPSGNYWDYVSKQKKELVHIALLDHDYTLLSTTSQSEVIKSPPYPDELAAIVNGSENILNNSFNISCQRSSCSSHCNSSSSSSSCGSNCSCSSSCSSSCDSDKEEKKKPVIESPKKHKKKKKEKKIKVLSAKKIANFNLCALESDLESEFSNTDNEEYYDINPVPLHPEINNKETIHLKQESLTENALILPKVNSTFISCITLPNDNSLKLSQQCTNIESQILKNSESIGLPNNEFKIADEYEIYSNNCSSNINNISPTFNNFLLPTEDKECIDNNLNKNSVTICNGNNNLHSIKDELNLNLSQDQKVAHSYLTPPKTRKRVRSSSLTKRQTKHKKLKLKVSKEIPPLSKVVSSIPSPLSLNSSYSTCTPNLSRSLLSSNDTRQSKRQPKKRKFFGYESSDEEKLQNGDSSLLVQPLSLHVPSVTKKKQKRKPKSVSPLQLQHTTTKLTQSHQTRPIVDVRISKIVIPPDVADNTDSDSGNLVIELPKFVEQKAVQSTERLYCHCRCPYDEVSEMIACDNPNCRVEWFHFDCVGITVAPKGNWYCPDCR